One genomic segment of candidate division KSB1 bacterium includes these proteins:
- a CDS encoding NTPase, with product MKSMPVILLTGEAGVGKTTIIKKVLERTPFKAGGFITNEIREQGRRVGFEVVSLRGERGILAHVDFKSRYWVGKYFVNLRDLHRIGVTALERALVEDDLVIIDEIGRMELFSKKFKDIVTKALDGRKPVLGAIMSQRHPFADRIKQLPFIKLYEITKVNRDMMVDEVRRQLISGGM from the coding sequence ATGAAATCTATGCCCGTCATACTCCTCACAGGGGAAGCCGGGGTGGGGAAGACGACCATTATCAAGAAGGTTTTGGAGCGAACGCCGTTCAAGGCGGGCGGGTTCATCACCAACGAGATTCGCGAGCAAGGGCGGCGCGTCGGCTTTGAGGTCGTCTCCTTGCGCGGAGAAAGAGGGATACTGGCCCATGTGGATTTCAAGAGCCGATACTGGGTGGGCAAGTATTTCGTCAACCTGCGTGACCTGCACCGCATCGGTGTCACCGCCCTGGAGAGGGCCCTGGTGGAGGATGACCTGGTAATCATTGACGAGATCGGGCGCATGGAGCTCTTTTCGAAAAAGTTCAAAGATATCGTCACCAAGGCTCTGGACGGCCGCAAACCGGTATTGGGCGCCATCATGTCCCAACGTCACCCTTTTGCCGATCGCATCAAGCAGCTGCCCTTTATTAAGCTCTACGAAATCACCAAGGTCAACCGCGACATGATGGTGGACGAGGTACGGCGGCAGCTCATCTCCGGTGGCATGTAG
- a CDS encoding FAD-dependent oxidoreductase, producing the protein MARIENHPILPVPAERRRVPFTFDGTELFGFEGEMVSSALIANGVWTFSLHRRGDTTQGIFCANGQCSHCVVLIDGVAQKSCVTPLREGMDVRTLRGVPALPEDNRPLGRWEKKVVACDVLVVGGGPSGLTAAIELAKRGFSVLLVDDKAALGGKLVLQTHKFFGSVKDCYAGTRGIDIARLLAQQVAELPNITVMTNASVVGVYKDQKAGVFVDGRHYVIVGFQGLVVSAGAREKGLIFPGNHLPGVYGAGAFQTLVNRDLVRPAERLFIIGSGNVGLVAAYHALQAGMQVVGIADILPKVAGYKVHQDKVKRMGVPIYLSHTILSAEGRGRVERLTIAQVDERFQPILSTARTYAVDTLLLAVGLSPIEEFYQLARPFGFRVVRAGDAEEIAEASSAMFGGRIAGLRMARMLGDQVHIEGSFAEKMEILKSPPGKIYPKQAAILGPKFQPVLHCVEEIPCDPCAAVCPTGAITLRGERGNLLDPPVYSGECSGCMLCVAACPGLAITLARQIDEQWAEVVMPHEFVPNFGPGDQLPVMDQEGKFLEMGQVTRIRFNRKYKTHLVTLRVSLANGPLAAGVRVQPPEATLPLPTASLTHAPEDGVVCHCEMVTLREVVDFIKTHHVTDVNQLKVLRVGMGACGGKNCSQVLARAFAMAGVDWERVTKGTVRPLTVEVPMSAILNEER; encoded by the coding sequence ATGGCCAGAATAGAAAACCATCCCATCCTTCCGGTCCCTGCCGAGCGAAGAAGGGTTCCTTTTACTTTTGACGGCACCGAACTTTTCGGCTTCGAGGGCGAGATGGTCTCCTCTGCCCTCATCGCCAATGGCGTCTGGACTTTTTCCCTGCACAGGAGGGGAGACACCACTCAAGGCATTTTCTGCGCCAATGGTCAGTGTTCCCACTGTGTCGTGCTCATTGACGGTGTGGCCCAAAAGTCGTGTGTTACCCCTCTGCGCGAGGGAATGGACGTGCGCACGCTGCGAGGCGTACCGGCGCTGCCGGAGGACAACCGGCCGTTGGGCCGCTGGGAAAAGAAGGTGGTGGCCTGCGACGTGCTCGTCGTGGGCGGTGGGCCGTCCGGGCTGACCGCCGCCATCGAGCTCGCCAAGAGGGGATTCTCCGTGCTCCTGGTGGATGACAAGGCCGCGTTGGGGGGCAAGCTGGTCTTGCAGACGCACAAGTTCTTCGGCTCGGTAAAAGATTGTTACGCCGGCACGCGCGGCATCGACATCGCTCGGCTCTTGGCACAACAGGTGGCGGAGCTGCCGAACATCACGGTGATGACCAACGCGTCCGTGGTCGGCGTCTACAAGGACCAGAAGGCCGGCGTCTTCGTGGACGGCCGCCACTACGTGATTGTGGGCTTCCAGGGCCTCGTGGTGAGCGCTGGCGCCCGCGAAAAGGGGCTGATCTTCCCGGGTAACCATCTGCCGGGCGTCTACGGCGCCGGAGCCTTCCAAACTCTGGTGAACAGAGACCTGGTCCGCCCCGCGGAAAGGCTGTTCATCATCGGCAGCGGCAACGTGGGGCTCGTTGCTGCCTACCACGCCTTGCAAGCCGGCATGCAGGTGGTGGGCATTGCCGACATCCTGCCAAAGGTGGCCGGCTACAAGGTGCACCAGGACAAAGTCAAGAGGATGGGGGTTCCCATCTACCTCTCGCACACTATCCTTTCGGCTGAAGGGAGAGGAAGAGTAGAACGCCTCACCATTGCCCAAGTGGATGAGCGCTTTCAGCCGATCCTCAGCACGGCGCGCACCTATGCAGTGGATACCCTCCTCCTTGCCGTAGGGTTGAGCCCTATCGAGGAATTCTATCAACTGGCGCGGCCTTTTGGCTTCAGGGTGGTGAGGGCCGGAGACGCAGAGGAGATCGCCGAGGCTTCCTCTGCGATGTTCGGCGGGCGCATCGCCGGGCTGCGCATGGCCAGGATGCTCGGCGACCAGGTGCACATCGAAGGTTCCTTTGCCGAGAAGATGGAAATCCTGAAGAGCCCCCCAGGAAAGATCTATCCCAAGCAAGCTGCGATACTGGGCCCCAAGTTTCAACCGGTGCTCCACTGTGTGGAGGAGATCCCTTGCGACCCCTGTGCCGCAGTCTGCCCTACGGGAGCAATCACTTTGCGAGGAGAGAGGGGCAATCTCCTCGACCCGCCCGTCTACTCCGGAGAGTGTTCAGGATGCATGCTGTGCGTTGCTGCTTGCCCGGGCCTGGCCATCACCCTGGCCAGGCAGATCGACGAGCAGTGGGCAGAAGTGGTGATGCCGCACGAATTTGTTCCGAACTTTGGCCCGGGAGACCAGCTCCCCGTAATGGACCAAGAAGGAAAGTTCCTGGAAATGGGCCAAGTGACGAGGATACGATTCAACAGGAAATACAAGACCCACCTGGTTACGTTGCGCGTCTCGCTGGCCAATGGGCCTCTGGCGGCAGGCGTACGGGTGCAACCGCCGGAGGCCACTTTGCCCCTGCCAACCGCCTCTCTTACCCATGCACCCGAGGACGGCGTGGTCTGCCACTGCGAAATGGTGACGTTGCGAGAAGTGGTCGATTTCATCAAGACCCACCACGTGACCGACGTCAACCAGCTGAAGGTGTTGCGCGTGGGAATGGGCGCATGCGGGGGCAAGAACTGCTCGCAGGTATTGGCGCGAGCGTTTGCCATG